One segment of Anatilimnocola aggregata DNA contains the following:
- a CDS encoding sodium:solute symporter family transporter produces the protein MPDSILLLANLNWLDYGMLVAYFAAMLGLGFYFSGEQKTTEDYFLGGRAFSWFPLGISLMATLISAMSYTGLPGQSYDHGLLVLIHPLSIWIGLPIIVGVVVPIYRGLKLDSVYEYLEMRFDSRVRLLASGLFVVWRLLWLGGVIYAPSKLLILAAGWNIPDWPLLLLLGFVTTIYTVLGGMKAVIWSDVIQGLMMLGGVVIVILAVWLQVDGGPARVTEVSYSLGRLDFDDFKFSWGDQWSIWAALPHWVLAMLSFYIADQITAQRFLSAKSVIAARNSFLLNTLALSLLLPGLVYIGLCLLTFYHDNPQQLRPEWVANVDGQTRKSITAEATRDPDKLRTSSVSGQQEVDPTVGRPLLNWRSKDDAITPANVHRLVKQGKLLEPNSKEPLTDADELLDPDTGEVLIEKLAMRRAPAASAIGTNDPKLRPEVVLNKRAAEEILPRFISTRLGWGVAGLIVAALLAASMSSIDSGLNSLCSLLIIDMHRRYGVGRRWLANRLQKPVSQLNEEDELKLAQPLTLIVGVAATLFSLIIAQIGDVFAIMVAVVNTFGAPLLAVYLLGMFTRRCTSAAAFWSLAIGTLFTVTLVAFNQFEFLRPLWPLSVRFHDIWTVTFGTVFTLVLGYVLSFVLGQPKSKTELKGLVAGCGTLGVRATDEEMTIISGPEEAVRWKGKPRQ, from the coding sequence GTGCCCGATTCGATCCTGCTGCTGGCGAATTTGAATTGGCTCGATTACGGCATGCTTGTCGCTTATTTCGCAGCCATGCTGGGGCTGGGGTTCTATTTCAGCGGCGAGCAGAAGACGACGGAAGACTACTTTCTCGGCGGTCGGGCATTCAGCTGGTTTCCGCTGGGCATCTCGCTGATGGCCACGCTGATCTCAGCCATGTCGTACACCGGACTCCCCGGCCAATCGTACGATCACGGCCTGCTGGTGCTGATTCATCCCCTCAGTATTTGGATCGGGCTGCCGATTATTGTTGGTGTGGTCGTTCCCATTTATCGTGGGCTGAAACTCGACAGCGTGTACGAATACTTGGAGATGCGTTTCGACTCCCGCGTCCGCTTGCTCGCTAGCGGACTGTTCGTGGTCTGGCGGCTGCTGTGGCTCGGCGGTGTGATCTATGCTCCCAGCAAGTTGCTGATTCTCGCCGCGGGCTGGAACATTCCCGATTGGCCGCTGCTGCTATTGCTGGGCTTCGTCACGACCATTTACACCGTGCTGGGTGGGATGAAGGCGGTCATCTGGAGCGACGTCATCCAAGGGCTGATGATGCTTGGCGGCGTCGTGATTGTGATTCTCGCCGTCTGGCTGCAAGTCGATGGTGGCCCGGCGCGCGTGACCGAAGTTTCTTACAGCCTCGGTCGACTCGACTTCGACGACTTCAAATTCAGCTGGGGCGATCAATGGTCGATCTGGGCCGCGTTGCCCCACTGGGTCCTGGCGATGCTCTCGTTTTATATCGCCGATCAGATCACCGCCCAGCGCTTTCTGAGCGCCAAGAGTGTGATCGCGGCCCGCAATTCGTTTTTGCTCAATACGCTCGCACTTTCGCTGTTGCTACCGGGCCTGGTTTACATCGGGCTCTGTCTGCTCACCTTCTATCACGACAATCCGCAACAACTGCGGCCCGAGTGGGTGGCGAATGTCGACGGCCAAACTCGCAAGTCGATCACTGCCGAAGCGACCCGCGATCCCGACAAACTGCGCACCAGCAGTGTAAGCGGCCAGCAGGAAGTCGACCCGACAGTTGGCAGGCCGCTCCTCAATTGGCGGAGCAAGGACGACGCCATTACGCCGGCCAACGTGCATCGCCTCGTCAAGCAGGGAAAGTTGCTCGAGCCGAATTCCAAAGAGCCGTTGACGGATGCCGACGAACTGCTCGATCCCGATACGGGTGAAGTACTGATCGAAAAGCTGGCGATGCGCAGAGCGCCGGCTGCGTCGGCCATCGGCACGAATGATCCCAAACTGCGCCCCGAAGTGGTTTTGAATAAGCGAGCCGCCGAAGAGATCTTGCCCCGCTTCATCTCCACACGACTCGGCTGGGGCGTGGCGGGCCTGATCGTTGCAGCACTCTTGGCGGCGTCCATGTCATCGATCGACTCCGGACTCAACTCGCTCTGTTCACTCCTGATTATCGATATGCATCGGCGCTACGGCGTCGGGCGACGATGGCTGGCCAATCGGCTGCAGAAGCCAGTCAGCCAGTTGAATGAAGAAGACGAACTGAAGCTCGCACAACCACTAACGCTCATCGTTGGTGTGGCGGCGACCCTCTTCTCGCTCATCATCGCGCAAATTGGCGATGTCTTCGCAATTATGGTCGCGGTGGTGAACACTTTCGGCGCGCCGCTGCTGGCCGTTTATCTGCTCGGCATGTTCACTCGCCGTTGCACCAGTGCTGCCGCATTCTGGTCACTCGCCATCGGCACCCTCTTTACCGTGACGCTGGTCGCCTTCAACCAGTTCGAGTTTCTCCGCCCGCTGTGGCCCCTAAGCGTGCGGTTCCACGACATTTGGACGGTTACGTTCGGTACCGTTTTCACGCTTGTGCTCGGCTATGTGCTGAGCTTCGTGCTGGGTCAACCCAAGTCGAAGACGGAACTGAAAGGTCTGGTCGCCGGCTGCGGCACACTGGGCGTGCGTGCCACCGACGAAGAGATGACCATCATCAGCGGACCGGAAGAAGCAGTCCGCTGGAAAGGAAAGCCGCGCCAGTGA
- a CDS encoding DUF4177 domain-containing protein, producing MQTYEYQTLAFDCPVGFFSPHELKQEAFTTALNHWGAQGWELVSVVGFNRYGGDTNQMIAVFKRTATPPVPPAEKKWLKLEPSEVTWVEPSS from the coding sequence ATGCAGACCTACGAGTATCAGACACTTGCCTTCGACTGCCCCGTTGGTTTCTTCAGCCCGCACGAGTTGAAGCAGGAGGCGTTCACTACCGCCCTGAATCACTGGGGTGCCCAAGGCTGGGAACTGGTCAGCGTCGTCGGTTTCAACCGCTACGGCGGCGACACCAACCAGATGATCGCCGTCTTCAAACGAACGGCCACGCCACCGGTACCACCAGCTGAGAAGAAGTGGCTGAAGCTGGAACCGAGCGAAGTGACTTGGGTCGAACCGAGTTCGTAA
- a CDS encoding 4Fe-4S binding protein codes for MAKQGPRKKLPKELAVITADNCTGCESCLEVCPVDCITLIELHHGVKGNQSFCQIDLERCVGCEVCVHIPGKKTNPYELKVCPWDAIEMVPTEQVALHVAQSGGPPEYIVSNWDRLVGTAQHLAELKASS; via the coding sequence ATGGCCAAACAAGGGCCCCGCAAGAAGCTTCCCAAAGAGCTCGCGGTCATCACCGCCGACAACTGCACCGGGTGCGAATCGTGCCTGGAGGTTTGTCCCGTCGACTGCATCACGCTTATTGAGCTCCATCACGGCGTGAAAGGGAACCAATCCTTCTGCCAGATCGATCTCGAGCGCTGCGTGGGTTGCGAGGTCTGCGTCCACATTCCCGGCAAGAAAACGAACCCCTACGAACTGAAAGTCTGCCCCTGGGACGCCATCGAGATGGTTCCCACCGAACAGGTCGCGCTCCACGTCGCCCAATCGGGCGGCCCCCCCGAGTACATCGTTTCCAACTGGGACCGCCTCGTCGGCACCGCGCAGCACCTGGCCGAACTGAAGGCCAGTTCTTAG
- a CDS encoding alpha/beta hydrolase-fold protein, translating into MKTSFLFLVSWIVLSIALHAADAPNANQADRQVQPGVPQGKVTAGTFAESQLFPGTRRDYSVYVPAQYSADKPASLMVFMDGNGYAKVDGAFRVPVVFDNLIHQKAMPVTIAVFVSPGTVPALKPGAKDRSNRSFEYDSLGDRYARFLVDEFLPVALKGLNVSNDPKQRAVCGISSGGICAFTAAWEKPDQFGKVLSHIGSFTNIRGGWAYPGLVRKTKSAPKPLKIYLQDGKDDLNNLFGNWPLANEDLAAALRFAGYEHRFVMTGGGHSGGPGGELLPEALRWLWSEEKQVAVASPPPATKPDPWKPHADAIERDDVPKGVVEEMTPWESKVFPNTKREWAIYVPAQYKKDEPAALMVFQDGHTYRDVKGRWRVPIVFDNLIARGDMPPTIAVFINPGHDESKGKPENRWKASNRSFEYDSLGDRYSRFLLEEILPEVENRYNISKDPELRAIGGASSGGICSFTVAWERPHAFRKVLSTVGSFTNLRGGNVYPSLVRKTDPKPLRVYLADTSGDVDNAFGSWPWSNRLMASSLQYMGYDVRFDWAEGYAHNSDHGGALFPEALKWLWRKEKASPVIDTRGDLGGDLTLLKLLVPGETWQPVAEGLGFADAPCADAEGNFYFSDMKAPAVYKVSAADGTRVEIAKEAVSGLKFGPDGLLYGCQGAKSRVISLDPKSGAIKEVATNVVPNDLAVTADGYVYITETKLQRVTQINLKTGKVTAVDEGITRPNGIALSNDGGTLAVSDSGGEHTWTFRTNADGTLDAKMPTMTMRLPIDPKGEFKFNEPPPYQAASRGDGMAVDKAGRYYVTSALGVQVFDPTGRQCGVLPKPTETQPLTSCTLAGPKHSYLYVTNGDKVFRRKLKLD; encoded by the coding sequence ATGAAAACCTCTTTCCTGTTTCTTGTTTCGTGGATTGTGCTCTCGATCGCGCTGCATGCCGCAGACGCGCCGAACGCGAACCAGGCTGACCGTCAGGTGCAGCCGGGCGTTCCGCAAGGCAAAGTCACTGCCGGCACGTTCGCCGAAAGCCAGTTGTTTCCCGGCACGCGCCGCGATTACAGCGTGTATGTTCCCGCGCAATACTCGGCCGACAAGCCAGCAAGCCTGATGGTGTTCATGGATGGCAACGGCTACGCCAAAGTAGACGGGGCGTTTCGCGTGCCGGTGGTGTTTGACAACTTGATTCATCAAAAGGCGATGCCTGTAACGATCGCCGTCTTCGTGAGTCCCGGCACCGTCCCGGCGCTGAAGCCCGGAGCCAAGGATCGCAGCAACCGCTCGTTCGAATACGACTCGCTCGGCGACCGCTATGCTCGATTTCTCGTCGACGAGTTCTTGCCCGTCGCACTCAAGGGACTGAATGTCTCGAACGACCCCAAGCAGCGGGCGGTGTGCGGCATCTCTTCGGGCGGAATCTGTGCCTTCACCGCAGCTTGGGAGAAGCCCGATCAGTTCGGCAAAGTGTTGAGCCACATTGGCAGTTTCACGAACATCCGCGGTGGCTGGGCCTATCCCGGCCTGGTTCGCAAAACCAAGAGCGCGCCGAAGCCGCTCAAGATCTACTTGCAAGACGGCAAAGACGACCTGAATAACCTCTTCGGCAATTGGCCTCTCGCCAACGAAGACCTTGCTGCCGCGCTGCGGTTTGCAGGTTACGAGCATCGCTTTGTCATGACTGGCGGCGGCCATAGCGGCGGCCCCGGTGGCGAACTGCTCCCGGAAGCCCTGCGCTGGCTGTGGTCGGAAGAAAAGCAAGTCGCCGTGGCATCTCCGCCCCCAGCAACTAAGCCTGATCCTTGGAAACCGCATGCCGACGCGATTGAGCGCGACGACGTGCCGAAGGGTGTTGTCGAAGAAATGACCCCGTGGGAATCGAAGGTTTTCCCGAATACGAAACGGGAGTGGGCCATCTATGTTCCAGCGCAGTACAAGAAAGACGAACCGGCCGCGTTGATGGTGTTTCAAGATGGCCATACCTATCGCGATGTGAAGGGCCGCTGGCGCGTCCCCATCGTGTTCGACAACCTCATCGCGCGCGGAGACATGCCGCCGACCATTGCGGTTTTCATCAACCCAGGGCACGACGAATCGAAGGGAAAACCGGAGAATCGCTGGAAGGCGTCGAACCGCAGTTTCGAATACGATAGTCTCGGCGATCGCTATTCCCGCTTCTTGCTCGAAGAGATCTTGCCGGAAGTCGAGAATCGCTACAACATTTCGAAAGATCCCGAACTGCGGGCCATTGGGGGTGCCAGTTCGGGCGGCATTTGCTCCTTCACCGTTGCCTGGGAGCGACCCCACGCGTTTCGCAAAGTCCTCTCCACAGTGGGGAGCTTTACGAATTTGCGCGGCGGTAATGTCTATCCATCCCTCGTGCGCAAGACCGATCCAAAACCGCTGCGGGTCTATCTCGCCGATACCAGCGGCGACGTCGATAACGCCTTCGGCAGTTGGCCGTGGTCGAACCGGCTGATGGCCTCGTCGTTGCAATACATGGGCTACGACGTCCGCTTCGATTGGGCCGAAGGTTATGCCCATAACTCTGACCATGGCGGCGCGCTCTTTCCCGAGGCCCTCAAGTGGCTATGGCGAAAAGAGAAGGCCAGTCCAGTCATCGATACTCGCGGCGATCTGGGTGGCGACTTAACTCTGCTTAAGCTGCTAGTGCCCGGCGAAACCTGGCAACCTGTCGCCGAGGGTCTTGGCTTCGCCGATGCTCCCTGTGCTGACGCTGAAGGAAACTTTTACTTCTCCGATATGAAAGCGCCAGCTGTCTATAAGGTGAGCGCTGCGGATGGCACGCGCGTCGAAATCGCCAAAGAAGCCGTCAGCGGCCTGAAGTTCGGCCCCGATGGTTTGCTGTATGGCTGCCAAGGGGCCAAGAGCCGCGTGATTTCGCTCGATCCGAAATCGGGTGCCATCAAGGAAGTGGCAACCAACGTTGTGCCGAATGATTTGGCGGTCACTGCTGACGGTTATGTCTACATCACCGAAACCAAGCTCCAGCGCGTGACGCAGATCAACCTCAAGACAGGCAAGGTCACGGCCGTCGATGAAGGGATCACTCGCCCCAATGGCATCGCTCTCTCGAACGATGGCGGCACGCTGGCCGTTTCCGACTCGGGGGGCGAGCATACGTGGACGTTCCGCACTAACGCCGATGGCACGCTCGATGCCAAGATGCCCACGATGACGATGCGTCTGCCAATCGATCCCAAGGGTGAATTCAAGTTCAATGAGCCGCCCCCCTATCAAGCTGCCTCGCGCGGCGACGGCATGGCCGTCGATAAAGCGGGCCGGTATTACGTCACATCAGCCCTGGGGGTACAAGTGTTCGACCCCACTGGCCGGCAATGCGGCGTGCTTCCCAAACCAACCGAGACACAGCCCCTTACCAGTTGCACGTTGGCTGGACCTAAGCACTCGTACCTCTACGTCACTAATGGCGACAAGGTCTTCCGCCGCAAGCTGAAGTTGGATTAA
- a CDS encoding metallopeptidase: MNWLLSTCLTTCLLLANLAGAADANDSAAKQLTPAGTHRIETIEGWTVQVDTSFDKEDNRDLRENTLRVVANQLYHLKTLLAPEMVAELQKIPIRLDVHNEKLVQAQYHPSAGWLKANGHPAECTRVVHIPRAKYFLDRKHQSHQPYVLLHELAHAYHDQVLTFEHPAIIAAYDRAKKAELYDKILLINGKETKHYAMTNHKEFFAEMTECYLGTNDFFPFVSGELKKHDEETFRLLEGIWGKLP; this comes from the coding sequence TTGAACTGGTTGTTATCGACGTGTCTGACGACCTGTTTGCTTCTTGCTAACCTGGCCGGGGCTGCTGACGCAAACGATTCTGCCGCCAAACAACTGACGCCCGCCGGTACGCATCGCATTGAAACGATCGAAGGCTGGACTGTTCAGGTGGATACATCGTTCGACAAGGAAGACAATCGCGACCTGCGCGAGAACACGCTGCGGGTCGTGGCCAATCAGCTGTATCACTTAAAAACGCTGCTGGCTCCAGAGATGGTTGCCGAGTTGCAGAAGATTCCGATTCGCCTCGACGTGCATAACGAAAAACTTGTGCAGGCTCAGTACCATCCCTCGGCAGGCTGGCTCAAGGCCAATGGCCATCCGGCCGAGTGTACCAGGGTCGTCCATATTCCGCGGGCTAAGTATTTTCTCGATCGCAAACACCAATCGCACCAACCGTACGTGCTGCTGCACGAGTTGGCTCACGCCTATCACGACCAAGTTCTCACCTTCGAGCATCCGGCCATCATCGCGGCTTACGACCGGGCGAAAAAGGCAGAACTGTACGACAAAATTCTGCTCATCAACGGCAAAGAAACCAAGCACTATGCCATGACGAATCACAAGGAGTTCTTTGCCGAGATGACGGAATGCTATCTGGGCACGAACGACTTCTTTCCCTTTGTCAGCGGGGAATTGAAGAAGCACGACGAAGAAACCTTTCGCCTGCTCGAAGGAATTTGGGGGAAGTTGCCTTGA
- a CDS encoding extracellular solute-binding protein has product MFFSRIGCLFFFSALAGCQPSQPEVVVYSALDREFSEPVLKEFTRQTNIKALAKYDLESTKTVGLTQAIIGEVPRPRCDIFWNNEILNTLRLEERGLLDAYHSPQASHYPEQFRSLSGTWHGFAARARVIIVNIDLVDAVDFPTSIYDLTKPQYRGRTAIAKPLFGTTATHAACLFAVLGDDKAKAYFNALRENQVQVLGGNKQVAEAVAAGSLAFGLTDTDDAIIEMEKGSRVAIIYPDRNDDQLGTLFIPNTLAIIKGAPHPAEAKRLVDYLLSPAVEEALANGDSAQIPLNRQVKIIPRVETPGTVKAMPVDFAAAAKKWDSTAKYIHEQFLAP; this is encoded by the coding sequence ATGTTCTTTTCGCGAATCGGTTGTCTCTTCTTCTTCAGCGCACTGGCGGGCTGTCAGCCGTCGCAGCCCGAAGTGGTCGTTTACTCCGCGCTCGATCGTGAATTCTCGGAGCCTGTCCTGAAAGAATTCACCAGGCAAACCAACATCAAAGCGCTCGCCAAATACGACCTGGAAAGTACCAAGACCGTTGGTTTGACGCAGGCCATCATCGGCGAAGTGCCGCGACCGCGGTGCGATATTTTTTGGAACAACGAAATCCTGAATACGCTGCGACTCGAAGAGCGCGGACTCCTCGACGCTTATCATTCGCCCCAAGCCTCGCATTATCCCGAGCAGTTTCGCTCGCTCAGTGGCACCTGGCATGGCTTTGCCGCGCGGGCGCGGGTCATCATCGTGAATATCGATCTGGTCGACGCTGTGGACTTTCCCACGTCGATCTACGACCTGACCAAGCCACAATACCGGGGGCGCACCGCCATCGCCAAGCCTCTCTTCGGCACCACCGCCACACATGCGGCCTGCCTGTTCGCTGTGCTGGGTGACGACAAAGCGAAGGCCTATTTCAATGCCCTGCGCGAAAACCAGGTGCAAGTCCTCGGCGGCAACAAGCAGGTTGCCGAAGCAGTGGCGGCGGGCAGCCTGGCCTTCGGGCTGACCGATACCGACGATGCCATCATCGAGATGGAAAAAGGGAGCCGCGTCGCGATCATCTATCCCGACCGCAACGACGATCAACTCGGCACCCTCTTCATTCCCAACACGCTCGCCATCATCAAGGGCGCGCCTCACCCGGCCGAAGCGAAGCGGTTGGTCGACTACCTGCTCAGTCCCGCTGTTGAAGAAGCCCTGGCCAATGGAGACAGCGCCCAAATCCCTTTGAACAGGCAAGTGAAGATCATCCCCCGCGTCGAAACTCCCGGAACAGTCAAAGCCATGCCCGTCGACTTCGCGGCAGCTGCCAAAAAATGGGATTCCACGGCCAAGTACATCCACGAGCAGTTTCTAGCGCCGTAA
- a CDS encoding DUF1553 domain-containing protein: MWARNLLFAAVCLLGLGALAANILLQDRIATPRTFQPNRFGQPVVRNASASASSSAEPANTQATNDWQLALSKINAEFRESWEQKNLEVTPPADSLTLARRLSLGLTGTIPSLEEIRELERLPENERLEWWTSRLLEDRRFGDYVGERLARVYVGTDDGPVALYRRRRFVSWLSDQLLQAQPYNEIVQKMIGGNGIWTSKPELNFITHTCTENNQGQPDEVRLAARTVRAFLALRIDCLQCHDDNLGTNFLGDEGAARSSKQADFHQLAAFFAPAKLGLSGVQDTGDVYRFKYLKAEKEETVPVAVPYGADLLTGSGTRREQLAQWVTHPQNKPFARAMVNRMWAIVCGRPLVEPIDEIPLHGTYPPALETLADDFVQHGHDLQRLIRLIAASDAFQRASHADFEITADHEAAWAAFPLSRLQPQQMAGAMIQSSSLNTLDEQNAHIIWLLAKNDQTREFVRRYGDLGEDEFSDRGGTIPQRLLLMNGELVNERTSENIVANAATRIVTVTPRAESAIDAAYLAVLTRRATAEEKAVFVPRLEAARGDFRRRVLEDLYWVLVNSTEFSWNH; the protein is encoded by the coding sequence ATGTGGGCACGCAATTTACTATTTGCCGCCGTCTGCCTGCTGGGGCTCGGCGCGCTGGCAGCGAACATCCTGCTGCAAGATCGCATCGCTACTCCCCGTACCTTTCAGCCCAACCGCTTTGGCCAGCCCGTCGTCCGGAATGCTTCCGCCTCTGCCAGCAGTTCTGCTGAACCAGCAAACACACAGGCAACCAACGACTGGCAGCTGGCGCTGAGCAAGATCAACGCCGAGTTTCGGGAATCTTGGGAACAGAAAAATCTGGAAGTCACCCCGCCAGCCGATAGTTTGACGCTCGCGCGGCGGCTATCGCTTGGTTTGACGGGGACAATCCCTTCGCTGGAAGAAATTCGCGAGTTGGAGCGTTTGCCGGAGAATGAACGGCTGGAATGGTGGACGTCGCGCCTGCTCGAAGATCGTCGCTTTGGCGATTATGTCGGCGAACGGCTGGCCCGGGTTTATGTCGGCACCGACGACGGTCCCGTGGCGCTTTATCGCCGCCGGCGGTTCGTCAGCTGGCTCAGCGATCAACTGCTGCAAGCCCAGCCTTATAACGAAATCGTCCAGAAGATGATCGGCGGCAACGGCATCTGGACCAGCAAGCCCGAACTCAACTTCATCACCCACACGTGCACCGAAAATAATCAAGGTCAGCCCGACGAAGTCCGTCTGGCCGCGCGCACGGTGCGGGCCTTCCTCGCCTTGCGAATCGATTGCCTGCAATGCCACGACGATAACCTCGGCACTAATTTCCTGGGGGATGAAGGGGCTGCGCGCTCCAGCAAGCAAGCCGACTTTCATCAGCTGGCCGCCTTTTTTGCTCCTGCCAAACTGGGGCTCTCGGGCGTGCAAGACACGGGGGATGTCTATCGCTTCAAGTATTTGAAAGCGGAGAAGGAAGAAACCGTTCCGGTCGCTGTCCCCTATGGTGCAGATTTGTTAACGGGCTCGGGAACTCGTCGCGAGCAACTGGCGCAGTGGGTGACTCATCCGCAGAACAAGCCATTTGCCCGCGCGATGGTGAACCGCATGTGGGCCATCGTTTGTGGTCGGCCACTGGTTGAACCCATCGACGAAATTCCGCTGCACGGCACTTATCCGCCAGCACTTGAAACATTGGCCGACGATTTTGTGCAGCACGGTCACGATCTGCAGCGGTTGATTCGCCTCATCGCGGCCAGCGATGCTTTTCAACGAGCCAGCCACGCCGATTTTGAGATCACCGCCGATCACGAAGCGGCCTGGGCTGCTTTTCCACTCTCGCGTTTGCAACCGCAGCAAATGGCCGGGGCCATGATTCAATCGTCGTCGCTCAATACGCTCGACGAGCAGAATGCGCACATCATTTGGTTGTTGGCCAAGAACGATCAGACCCGCGAATTTGTCCGTCGCTATGGTGACTTGGGCGAAGATGAATTCAGCGATCGAGGCGGCACGATTCCCCAGCGCCTGCTGCTGATGAATGGGGAACTCGTCAATGAGCGGACGAGCGAGAACATCGTTGCCAATGCTGCGACGCGGATTGTCACGGTCACGCCGCGAGCGGAGTCAGCCATCGACGCGGCTTATCTGGCAGTGCTCACGCGCCGCGCGACTGCGGAAGAGAAAGCGGTGTTTGTCCCTCGCCTGGAAGCAGCCCGCGGCGACTTCCGCCGGCGGGTGCTGGAAGATCTGTACTGGGTGCTGGTGAATAGCACTGAGTTTTCGTGGAACCACTAG
- a CDS encoding DUF1501 domain-containing protein, whose product MQNSPGFCNSASHFSRRGALQALGLSGISFLTPLAEKLARAAESEPRGSTPRSLIVLWMQGGPSQLETFDPHPKTDIAAGSLSIPTAVKGIEIGNGLPLVAEQMESISLVRSVVSKEGDHERATYYVKNGYRPDPTLVHPSLGAVLCHQTQDNIEIPRHISLLPNIWAARGGYLGDQFDAFKSQDPLGPVPDVKTRVAQPRFDQRLKDLALVEGQFARGRMKNLDQGRTLHQSSVEAARRMMSSEQLAAFDVSKAPEALRQEFGETPFGRCCLAALQLVEVGVRCVEIRLDSWDSHANNHEFCKQLNTTLDPAFASLIKHLRERKLFDRTMILWAGEFGRTPKMNGLGGRDHWPHGFSMALAGGGIAGGRVIGETAPQPKLDDKNRLQDVSDPRHVEDVHATILHAFGIDYKQELETPIGRPMALSQGKVIRELLA is encoded by the coding sequence ATGCAAAACTCACCGGGATTCTGTAACTCAGCCTCTCACTTTTCGCGGCGCGGCGCGCTGCAGGCGCTGGGCCTATCGGGCATCTCATTCTTGACGCCTCTGGCCGAGAAATTGGCCCGCGCGGCAGAAAGTGAACCGCGCGGCAGCACGCCCCGTTCGCTGATTGTGCTCTGGATGCAAGGTGGCCCGAGTCAGCTGGAAACCTTCGATCCGCATCCCAAGACCGATATCGCGGCCGGCAGCTTGAGCATTCCCACAGCGGTAAAGGGAATTGAAATTGGCAACGGTCTGCCGCTGGTTGCCGAGCAGATGGAATCGATTTCGCTCGTCCGTTCGGTCGTCAGCAAAGAAGGGGACCACGAGCGCGCCACGTACTACGTAAAGAATGGCTATCGTCCCGACCCGACACTCGTCCATCCGTCGCTGGGCGCGGTGCTTTGTCATCAAACGCAAGACAACATCGAGATTCCGCGTCACATCTCGCTGCTGCCGAACATCTGGGCCGCCCGCGGCGGCTATCTGGGGGATCAATTCGATGCGTTCAAGTCGCAAGATCCACTCGGGCCCGTGCCGGACGTGAAGACGCGCGTTGCCCAGCCCCGCTTCGATCAGCGTCTAAAAGACCTGGCTCTGGTCGAAGGTCAGTTCGCTCGCGGGCGAATGAAGAATCTCGATCAAGGTCGCACGTTGCATCAGAGCAGTGTGGAAGCAGCGCGGCGGATGATGTCGTCCGAACAATTGGCGGCGTTCGATGTGAGCAAAGCGCCCGAAGCATTGCGGCAGGAGTTTGGCGAAACGCCGTTTGGCCGCTGCTGCCTTGCGGCGCTGCAACTCGTCGAAGTTGGTGTCCGCTGCGTCGAGATTCGTTTGGATAGCTGGGACTCGCACGCGAATAATCATGAGTTCTGCAAGCAGCTGAACACCACGCTCGACCCAGCCTTCGCCTCGCTCATCAAACACCTGCGCGAGCGCAAGCTGTTCGACCGCACCATGATTCTGTGGGCTGGCGAATTTGGTCGTACACCGAAAATGAACGGGCTCGGCGGTCGCGATCACTGGCCGCACGGCTTTAGTATGGCTCTGGCCGGCGGCGGCATTGCCGGCGGGCGCGTGATCGGCGAAACCGCCCCGCAGCCCAAGCTGGACGATAAGAATCGGCTGCAAGACGTAAGCGATCCACGACACGTCGAAGACGTACACGCCACCATCCTGCACGCCTTTGGCATCGACTATAAGCAGGAACTCGAAACCCCCATCGGCCGCCCCATGGCCCTCAGCCAAGGCAAAGTCATCCGCGAACTTCTCGCCTGA